The following coding sequences are from one Syngnathus acus chromosome 12, fSynAcu1.2, whole genome shotgun sequence window:
- the ntmt1 gene encoding N-terminal Xaa-Pro-Lys N-methyltransferase 1 — translation MGDKSGETNFYSNAEFYWKEVPPTVDGMLGGYGRISTIDINGSKAFLRKFLGEGEGKTSAGCALDCGAGIGRISKRLLLPLFKTVDLVDVTQEFLDKAKMYLGEDGKKVSNYFCSGLQDFVPESGRYDVIWIQWVIGHLTDNHLVEFLRRCHKALRPNGLIVIKDNVSYEGVVPDEVDSSVCRDLKIVHSLVSRAGLRVIHEEQQVNFPKEIFQVHSLALR, via the exons ATGGGTGACAAATCAGGAGAGACAAACTTCTATTCCAATGCTGAATTCTACTGGAAAGAGGTTCCGCCCACAGTGGACGGCATGCTGGGAGGCTATGGAAGGATCTCCACCATCGATATAAATGGATCCAAGGCTTTCCTTCGCAAATTCCTTGGC GAAGGGGAGGGCAAGACAAGCGCCGGCTGCGCTCTGGATTGCGGCGCAGGTATTGGGAGGATCTCCAAGCGTCTGCTGCTACCTCTCTTCAAGACGGTTGACCTCGTGGATGTGACGCAGGAGTTCTTGGACAAAGCTAAGATGTACCTGGGAGAGGATGGCAAGAAAGTGAGCAACTACTTCTGTAGCGGACTGCAGGACTTTGTTCCAGAGAGTGGACGCTATGATGTCATCTGGATCCAGTGGGTCATTG GCCACCTGACCGACAACCACCTGGTGGAATTCCTCCGGCGCTGCCACAAAGCCTTGCGGCCCAACGGCCTCATCGTCATCAAGGACAATGTTTCATACGAAGGGGTGGTGCCCGATGAGGTGGACAGCAGCGTGTGTCGAGACCTGAAAATAGTCCACAGTCTGGTGAGCCGAGCAGGCCTTCGTGTCATCCACGAGGAGCAACAAGTAAACTTCCCAAAGGAGATCTTCCAAGTCCACAGTTTGGCTCTCCGATAA
- the ndor1 gene encoding NADPH-dependent diflavin oxidoreductase 1, with product MSVPALLILYGSQTGTAQDTAQRIARQAIRKRLRVHLSSLDDYNVTNLISESLVVFVCSTTGQGDPPDNMKSFWRFLFKKSLPVGCLCQLDCAVLGLGDSSYPKFNFVAKKLYKRLAQLGATLLLPVGLADDQNDLGPDAVIDVWLKSFWEIAFARYPSIANMTPLRDDEPLPPTYTFNFLDDIYEKTDDCQIIPTQQTGLSQSHPFPAKLLSNERVTDPNHFQDVRLIEFDIMGSNIDFTAGDVVVMRSCNAAEDVQEFCQLLRLDPKTRFSLTATDGKAVPARLRQPCTLHYLVESYLDIAAVPRRSFFELLTTFSNDELEREKLAEFSSAEGQEELLAYCNRPRRTGLEVLADFPHTTAQLKVDYLLDLFPEIQPRSFSIASSLRVHPHRLQILVAVVKYKTKMYKPRRGHCSTWLASLDPTKGDVYVPLWVKKGILRFPMDKNTPVIMVGPGTGVAPFRSALQERNAEGKNANVLFFGCRSESKDFYFRSEWKEMIQAGQLTLFTAFSRDQEEKVYVQHCLRENPGLIWDLIANKGAYFYIAGNAKDMPNGVCEALKAVFQQEGGLSAEDAEMMLAAMEKSGKFQSETWS from the exons ATGTCAGTCCCTGCTTTGCTCATCCTCTATGGGAGTCAGACTGGGACGGCCCAGGACACAGCCCAGAGGATTGCCAGGCAGGCCATCAGAAAGCGCCTGCGAGTGCATTTGTCGTCACTTGATGACTACAACGTT ACTAACTTAATCTCTGAGTCActggttgtttttgtctgctcAACCACTGGCCAAGGAGACCCTCCTGACAACATGAAG AGCTTCTGGAGGTTTCTCTTCAAAAAATCTTTACCAGTTGGATGTTTGTGTCAGCTGGACTGTGCCGTACTTGGTCTGGGGGACTCTTCTTACCCGAA gttCAATTTCGTGGCCAAGAAGCTCTACAAGCGTCTTGCGCAGTTGGGTGCCACTCTGCTGCTGCCGGTTGGACTAGCGGATGACCAAAATGACCTAGG GCCCGATGCAGTGATTGATGTGTGGCTAAAATCATTTTGGGAAATAGCGTTTGCACGGTACCCAAGTATTGCAAATATGACCCCACTGAGGGACGATGAGCC GCTTCCTCCAACGTACACTTTTAATTTCCTGGATGATATCTATGAGAAGACGGATGATTGTCAAATAATTCCCACACAACAAACTGGCCTATCCCAATCGCATCCCTTTCCTGCTAAACTGCTGTCCAATGAGAGAGTAACTGACCCGAATCATTTTCAAGATGTGAGGCtcattgagtttgacatcatGGGGTCCAACATAGA TTTTACTGCAGGTGATGTTGTTGTGATGCGTTCTTGCAATGCAGCTGAAGATGTTCAGGAATTCTGTCAACTATTGAGATTAGATCCAAAGACCCGATTCTCTCTTACAGCAACAGATGGCAAAGCGG TTCCTGCGAGGCTTCGTCAGCCGTGCACATTGCATTACCTGGTGGAGAGCTACCTGGACATTGCAGCCGTGCCTCGTCGCTCCTTCTTTGAACTACTCACCACCTTCTCCAATGACGAGTTGGAACGTGAAAAGTTGGCTGAGTTCAGCTCAGCTGAAGGCCAGGAAGAACTGCTCGCTTACTGCAACCGACCACGACGCACCGGACTGGAG GTTTTGGCAGACTTCCCCCATACAACAGCACAACTTAAAGTTGACTACCTGCTGGATCTTTTCCCTGAGATTCAGCCTCGTTCATTTTCCATCGCATCCTCTCTCCGG GTTCACCCACACAGGCTTCAAATCCTGGTTGCCGTTGTCAAATACAAAACCAAGATGTATAAACCACGAAGAGGTCACTGCTCCACCTGGCTGGCCTCACTTGACCCCACAAAAG GAGACGTCTACGTGCCTCTCTGGGTAAAAAAGGGAATTCTTAGGTTTCCCATGGACAAAAACACCCCTGTGATAATGGTTGGACCAGGTACAGGAGTGGCACCCTTCAGGTCAGCTTTACAAGAGAGGAATGCTGAGGGCAAAAATG CCAATGTCCTGTTCTTCGGCTGTCGATCCGAGTCCAAAGACTTCTACTTCAGGTCAGAGTGGAAGGAAATGATCCAAGCTGGACAGTTAACCCTCTTCACCGCCTTCTCTCGTGATCAG GAGGAAAAGGTTTATGTGCAGCACTGTTTACGAGAAAATCCGGGGCTCATTTGGGACCTAATAGCAAATAAAGGGGCCTACTTCTACATCGCTGG AAATGCTAAAGATATGCCAAATGGTGTGTGCGAAGCATTGAAGGCGGTGTTCCAACAAGAGGGAGGACTCTCCGCTGAGGATGCCGAGATGATGTTGGCGGCCATGGAGAAGTCTGGCAAATTCCAGAGTGAGACCTGGTCCTGA
- the LOC119131537 gene encoding N-terminal Xaa-Pro-Lys N-methyltransferase 1-like, with protein MGDKSGETNFYSNAECYWKEVPPTVDGMLGGYGRISTIDINGSKAFLRKFLAEGEGKTSAGCALDCGAGIGRISKHLLLPLFKTVDLVDVTQEFLDKAKMYLGEDGKKVGNYFCSGLQDFVPESGRYDVIWIQWVIGHLTDNHLVEFLRRCHKALRPNGLIVIKDNVSYKGVVPDEVDSSVCRDLKIVHSLVSRAGLCVIHEEQQVNFPKEIFQVHSLALQKEVLNNKCNYM; from the exons ATGGGTGACAAATCAGGAGAGACAAACTTCTATTCCAATGCTGAATGCTACTGGAAAGAGGTTCCACCCACAGTGGACGGCATGCTGGGAGGCTATGGAAGGATCTCCACCATCGATATAAATGGATCCAAGGCTTTCCTTCGCAAATTCCTTGCC GAAGGGGAGGGCAAGACAAGCGCCGGCTGCGCTCTGGATTGCGGCGCAGGTATTGGGAGGATCTCCAAGCATCTGCTGCTGCCTCTCTTTAAGACGGTTGACCTCGTGGATGTGACGCAGGAGTTCTTGGACAAAGCTAAGATGTACCTGGGAGAGGATGGCAAGAAAGTGGGCAACTACTTCTGTAGCGGACTGCAGGACTTTGTTCCAGAGAGTGGACGCTATGATGTCATCTGGATCCAGTGGGTCATTG GCCACCTGACCGACAACCACCTGGTGGAATTCCTGCGGCGCTGCCACAAAGCCTTGCGGCCCAACGGCCTCATCGTCATCAAGGACAATGTTTCATACAAAGGGGTGGTGCCCGATGAGGTGGACAGCAGCGTGTGTCGAGACCTGAAAATAGTCCACAGTCTGGTGAGCCGAGCAGGCCTTTGTGTCATCCACGAGGAGCAACAAGTAAACTTCCCAAAGGAGATCTTCCAAGTCCACAGTTTGGCTCTCCAAAAAGAAGTGCTTAATAACAAGTGCAATTATATGTAA